A stretch of Streptomyces vietnamensis DNA encodes these proteins:
- a CDS encoding ABC transporter permease → MFRFRCRFLGFRFHASSRLLVVGGAISYRALFNWTTPPMFIGTLLVGPLLQVFFFVFLGRELGVADDRFHLVGNAVLAASASCVYGGTMAVANERRYGTLGAVLLSPRHRLPLWAGRALPYVLNGLFVSAFVLTTAALVLGLPVPAGALPGLGLVLLAAAGACSAFGLALGALGLRFRDVFLVSNVASSVLLLLTGAAVPRETLPEWMRVAGGLLPLTHAADAARGLTAGAGLDGHLLGAELAVGAGWGLLAVVLLAVFERGSRRRATLDVM, encoded by the coding sequence ATGTTCCGCTTCCGGTGCCGATTCCTCGGCTTCCGCTTCCACGCCTCCTCCCGGCTGCTCGTGGTCGGCGGGGCGATCTCGTACCGCGCCCTGTTCAACTGGACGACCCCGCCCATGTTCATCGGAACACTGCTGGTCGGACCCCTGCTCCAGGTTTTCTTCTTCGTCTTCCTGGGCAGGGAACTCGGTGTCGCCGACGATCGTTTCCACCTCGTGGGCAACGCCGTCCTCGCAGCTTCCGCCTCCTGCGTGTACGGCGGCACGATGGCCGTCGCCAACGAGCGCCGGTACGGCACCCTCGGGGCCGTCCTGCTCTCGCCCCGCCACCGGTTGCCCCTGTGGGCCGGACGAGCCCTCCCGTACGTCCTCAACGGGCTGTTCGTCAGTGCCTTCGTGCTCACCACCGCCGCGCTCGTCCTCGGGCTGCCCGTGCCCGCCGGGGCGCTCCCCGGGCTCGGTCTGGTGCTGCTCGCCGCGGCGGGCGCCTGCTCGGCCTTCGGGCTCGCGCTCGGAGCGCTCGGGCTGCGCTTCCGCGACGTGTTCCTGGTGTCGAACGTGGCCAGTTCGGTGCTGCTGCTCCTGACCGGCGCCGCCGTGCCCCGGGAGACGCTGCCGGAGTGGATGCGGGTCGCCGGTGGGCTGCTGCCGCTCACGCACGCGGCGGACGCGGCGCGCGGGCTGACCGCCGGCGCCGGCCTGGACGGACACCTGCTCGGAGCCGAGCTCGCGGTCGGCGCCGGATGGGGGCTGCTCGCCGTCGTCCTCCTCGCCGTCTTCGAGCGGGGGAGCCGACGCCGGGCCACGCTCGACGTGATGTGA
- a CDS encoding ABC transporter permease, whose amino-acid sequence MTRPTRVLRLIGVGVRTHVSYMSRSPIEITFAVLVPLVYATLAVYLFRAAGDPDRLLTASVGAGLMGIWGSVLFGSGGAVQNQRWLGTLETLVVAPTPLALVLLPITLATAVIGTYAMGATVLWGVLLFDVPLDFAHPLLFLVAVPVCVLALGMMGLLLAATFVLLRNANALANPLDTPVWLLSGLLVPVTVLPAWTHPISWALPTTWGARAVHAAASGGDVVPPLLTALALGAGYALAAVLVLGRVERRARAAATLALA is encoded by the coding sequence GTGACCCGTCCGACCCGCGTCCTGCGCCTGATCGGCGTCGGGGTGCGCACCCACGTCTCGTACATGTCCCGCTCCCCGATCGAGATCACCTTCGCCGTCCTCGTCCCGCTCGTCTACGCGACCCTCGCCGTCTACCTGTTCCGCGCCGCCGGCGACCCCGACCGGCTGCTCACCGCCTCCGTCGGCGCCGGACTCATGGGCATCTGGGGCTCCGTCCTCTTCGGCTCGGGCGGCGCCGTGCAGAACCAGCGCTGGCTCGGCACCCTGGAGACCCTCGTCGTCGCGCCCACCCCGCTCGCGCTCGTACTCCTGCCGATCACCCTCGCGACCGCCGTCATCGGCACGTACGCGATGGGGGCCACCGTCCTGTGGGGTGTGCTGCTCTTCGACGTGCCGCTCGACTTCGCGCACCCGCTGCTCTTCCTCGTCGCCGTCCCGGTGTGCGTCCTCGCGCTCGGCATGATGGGGCTCCTCCTCGCCGCGACCTTCGTCCTGCTGCGCAACGCCAACGCCCTCGCCAACCCGCTCGACACGCCCGTCTGGCTGCTGTCCGGGCTGCTCGTCCCCGTCACCGTGCTGCCCGCCTGGACCCACCCGATCTCCTGGGCGCTGCCGACCACCTGGGGCGCGCGGGCCGTCCACGCGGCGGCCTCCGGCGGGGACGTGGTCCCGCCGCTGCTCACCGCCCTCGCCCTCGGCGCCGGCTACGCCCTCGCCGCCGTCCTCGTCCTCGGCCGGGTCGAGCGCCGGGCCCGCGCCGCCGCCACCCTCGCCCTCGCCTGA
- a CDS encoding ABC transporter ATP-binding protein codes for MLAIEADALRRTYTSRTGWPRSRRTETEAVRGVTFEVAPGELFGLLGPNGAGKTTTIKMLNTLLLPTSGTARVFGHDVARDPVAVRRRIGYVFGGDRGLYDRLSALDNLRYFAELYGVPARDQKRRIAELLDLVGLTGRERERVEGYSRGMRQRLHIARGLLHRPDVLFLDEPSIGVDPVAARDLRRTVADLAAAGTTVLLTTHYMAEADELCDRIAVIAGGRIRALGTPESLKSRVGDRDVLDIEAYGAGEEALDRVRRVPGVRGVSTEDRGAVQTVSVQTDRGAELHAPVLAALDGVRIGRVVSREPSLEDAYIAIVEEATASTEAPAPTEPPSSTEPPSSTEPSSSTEPDGVPA; via the coding sequence ATGCTCGCAATCGAGGCGGACGCACTGCGCCGCACCTACACCAGCAGGACCGGGTGGCCGAGGTCCCGGCGGACCGAGACCGAGGCCGTGCGCGGCGTCACCTTCGAGGTGGCGCCGGGAGAGCTGTTCGGCCTGCTCGGCCCCAACGGCGCCGGGAAGACCACCACCATCAAGATGCTCAACACCCTGCTCCTGCCGACCTCCGGCACGGCCCGGGTGTTCGGCCACGACGTGGCCCGCGACCCCGTCGCCGTACGCCGCAGGATCGGGTACGTCTTCGGCGGCGACCGGGGCCTGTACGACCGGCTCTCCGCACTCGACAACCTCCGCTACTTCGCCGAGCTGTACGGCGTCCCCGCCCGCGACCAGAAGCGGCGCATCGCCGAACTCCTCGACCTCGTCGGCCTGACGGGCCGGGAGAGGGAACGCGTCGAGGGGTACTCGCGGGGCATGCGGCAGCGCCTCCACATCGCCCGCGGCCTGCTCCACCGCCCCGACGTCCTCTTCCTCGACGAACCGTCCATCGGCGTCGACCCCGTCGCCGCCCGCGACCTGCGCCGCACCGTCGCCGACCTGGCCGCCGCCGGCACCACCGTCCTCCTCACCACCCACTACATGGCCGAGGCCGACGAACTCTGCGACCGCATCGCCGTCATCGCCGGCGGCCGGATCCGGGCCCTCGGCACCCCCGAGAGCCTCAAGTCCCGCGTCGGGGACCGGGACGTCCTCGACATCGAGGCGTACGGAGCGGGCGAAGAGGCCCTCGACCGGGTACGGCGGGTGCCCGGCGTCCGGGGCGTGTCCACCGAGGACCGGGGCGCGGTCCAGACCGTGAGCGTGCAGACGGACCGCGGCGCCGAGCTCCACGCACCCGTCCTGGCCGCCCTCGACGGCGTCCGCATCGGACGGGTCGTCAGCCGCGAACCCTCCCTGGAGGACGCCTACATCGCGATCGTGGAGGAGGCGACGGCCTCCACCGAGGCCCCGGCCCCCACCGAACCGCCGTCCTCCACCGAACCGCCGTCCTCCACCGAACCGTCGTCCTCCACCGAGCCGGACGGGGTGCCCGCGTGA
- a CDS encoding ArsR/SmtB family transcription factor, whose protein sequence is MIRIELDEASLGATRIAISPLRDTFCAMHLALPHRHPSWPYQEWVGQAREVWREDDRLRPLWDLVEKGPGEVSDFLLPRPFGTVHIHEELAALRGTDPEFVRAQAAVCYPDLLDAPFLQPYLKDPEAACAALADAYAAYWEGAIEPYWPTMRRLVEDEVLVRARTFATEGVDALFAGLEARGRWQPPVLELTKYIDAEYTPGERRLVLVPLVFAEGCRLYSTDDPEVFALSFQARGAAALREPAEPVAEDRLGLMLGRGRAAVLRELGGPLTTAGLADRLGLAASTVSEHLSVLAEAGVVTRHRVGRSVYYQLTDTGRSLLALLAGEDVLRAVA, encoded by the coding sequence TTGATACGGATCGAGCTGGACGAGGCCTCGCTCGGGGCGACCCGGATCGCGATCAGCCCGCTGCGTGACACGTTCTGCGCGATGCACCTCGCGCTGCCGCACCGACACCCCTCCTGGCCCTACCAGGAGTGGGTCGGGCAGGCGCGCGAGGTGTGGCGCGAGGACGACCGGCTCCGCCCCCTGTGGGACCTGGTCGAGAAGGGGCCGGGCGAGGTCTCCGACTTCCTGCTGCCCCGGCCCTTCGGCACCGTCCACATCCACGAGGAGCTCGCCGCGCTGCGGGGCACCGACCCGGAGTTCGTCCGCGCCCAGGCGGCCGTCTGCTACCCGGACCTGCTCGACGCGCCCTTCCTGCAGCCCTACCTGAAGGACCCGGAGGCCGCCTGCGCGGCGCTCGCCGACGCGTACGCCGCCTACTGGGAGGGCGCGATCGAGCCGTACTGGCCGACGATGCGCCGGCTCGTCGAGGACGAGGTCCTCGTCCGGGCCAGGACGTTCGCGACCGAAGGCGTCGACGCGCTGTTCGCCGGCCTGGAGGCACGGGGGCGGTGGCAGCCGCCCGTACTCGAACTGACCAAGTACATCGACGCGGAGTACACCCCCGGCGAGCGGCGCCTCGTCCTCGTGCCGCTGGTCTTCGCGGAGGGCTGCCGGCTCTACTCGACCGACGACCCCGAGGTCTTCGCGCTCAGCTTCCAGGCCCGGGGCGCCGCAGCCCTGCGCGAACCGGCCGAGCCCGTCGCCGAGGACCGGCTCGGGCTCATGCTCGGCCGGGGCCGGGCGGCCGTCCTGCGCGAACTGGGCGGGCCCCTGACCACGGCCGGACTCGCCGACCGGCTCGGCCTCGCCGCCAGCACGGTCTCCGAACACCTGTCGGTCCTCGCGGAAGCAGGTGTGGTGACCCGCCACCGCGTCGGGCGCTCGGTGTACTACCAGCTGACGGACACGGGCCGTTCGCTGCTCGCACTGCTCGCCGGGGAGGACGTCCTGCGCGCGGTGGCATGA
- a CDS encoding DUF7059 domain-containing protein, translating into MSTTLPSRLPVPAHATRLREALLAADFTADGLLDLLGAPAYAALARSETVPALRATRGDSPLEILVRLFLLQEPVAADRAAAALPLDEALADGWLVPEDDTVLATVDVRPYGGPDGEDWFIVSDLGCAVGGAGGIGKKDEGVVLGVGGASTTLAGITVRTPVSSALDLGTGSGIQALHAAQHATLVTATDLNPRALDFTRLTLALSGAREAELLTGSLFEPVDGDTYDLIVSNPPFVISPGAGLTYRDGGMSGDDLCRTLVQQAGERLNDGGYAQFLANWQHVEGEEWQERLRSWVPRGCDAWIVQREVQDITQYTELWLRDSGDHRGDPDAYRAAYDRWLDEFEASKTRAVGFGWITIRRSEAVASGAVEPSIVVEEWPHPVEQPLGPTVRAHFERQDYLRGHDDAALLADSFTLAPEVVQEQVGLPGAEDPEHVVLRQNRGMRRATKVDHVGAGFAGVCDGTLSAGRILDAIGQLMGEDPVLLRDRTPQAIRLLVEEGFLIPASLLPVTEGSGA; encoded by the coding sequence GTGAGTACGACCCTGCCTTCCCGCCTCCCGGTGCCCGCGCACGCCACCCGTCTGCGCGAGGCACTGCTCGCCGCCGACTTCACCGCCGACGGCCTGCTCGACCTGCTCGGCGCCCCGGCCTACGCGGCACTCGCCCGCAGCGAGACCGTGCCCGCCCTGCGCGCCACCCGCGGCGACTCCCCGCTGGAGATCCTCGTCCGGCTCTTCCTGCTCCAGGAGCCCGTCGCCGCCGACCGGGCCGCCGCCGCGCTCCCGCTCGACGAGGCCCTCGCCGACGGCTGGCTGGTCCCCGAGGACGACACCGTGCTCGCCACGGTCGACGTCCGGCCGTACGGCGGACCCGACGGCGAGGACTGGTTCATCGTCTCCGACCTGGGCTGCGCCGTCGGCGGCGCCGGCGGCATCGGGAAGAAGGACGAAGGAGTCGTCCTCGGCGTCGGCGGCGCCTCCACCACCCTCGCCGGCATCACGGTCCGCACGCCGGTCTCCTCCGCGCTCGACCTCGGCACCGGCTCCGGCATCCAGGCGCTGCACGCCGCCCAGCACGCCACCCTGGTCACCGCCACCGACCTCAACCCGCGCGCCCTGGACTTCACCCGGCTCACCCTCGCCCTCTCCGGGGCCCGCGAGGCCGAGCTGCTGACCGGCTCCCTTTTTGAGCCCGTCGACGGCGACACGTACGACCTGATCGTCTCCAACCCGCCGTTCGTGATCTCCCCCGGCGCCGGCCTCACCTACCGGGACGGCGGGATGAGCGGCGACGACCTGTGCCGCACCCTCGTCCAGCAGGCCGGGGAGCGGCTCAACGACGGCGGATACGCCCAGTTCCTCGCCAACTGGCAGCACGTCGAGGGCGAGGAGTGGCAGGAGCGGCTGCGGTCCTGGGTGCCGCGCGGCTGCGACGCCTGGATCGTGCAGCGCGAGGTCCAGGACATCACCCAGTACACCGAACTGTGGCTGCGGGACAGCGGTGACCACCGCGGCGACCCGGACGCCTACCGGGCGGCGTACGACCGCTGGCTCGACGAGTTCGAGGCGAGCAAGACCCGCGCGGTCGGCTTCGGCTGGATCACCATCCGGCGCAGTGAGGCCGTGGCCTCCGGCGCCGTCGAACCCTCGATCGTCGTCGAGGAGTGGCCGCACCCCGTCGAGCAGCCCCTCGGCCCCACCGTCCGCGCCCACTTCGAGCGCCAGGACTACCTGCGCGGCCACGACGACGCCGCGCTCCTCGCCGACAGCTTCACCCTCGCGCCCGAGGTCGTGCAGGAGCAGGTCGGACTGCCGGGCGCCGAGGACCCCGAGCACGTGGTGCTCCGGCAGAACCGGGGCATGCGCCGCGCCACCAAGGTCGACCACGTCGGCGCCGGGTTCGCCGGCGTCTGCGACGGCACCCTCAGCGCGGGCCGCATCCTCGACGCGATCGGACAGCTGATGGGCGAGGACCCGGTCCTGCTGCGGGACCGCACCCCGCAGGCGATCCGGCTGCTCGTCGAGGAGGGCTTCCTGATCCCCGCCTCCCTGCTGCCCGTGACCGAAGGGAGCGGCGCTTGA
- a CDS encoding sodium-translocating pyrophosphatase, with product MYPTTLAAAVLTSGNRTIVVVVAAVALAALVVARLFVRQVLAAGEGTERMKEIAAAVQEGANAYLARQLRTLAVFAAAVFFLLMLLPADNWSQRAGRSLFFLVGALFSAVTGYLGMRLAVRANVRVAAAAREATPAPGEPEKDRSEVAHRAMRIAFRTGGVVGMCTVGLGLLGASCVVLVYAADAPKVLEGFGLGAALIAMFMRVGGGIFTKAADVGADLVGKVEQGIPEDDPRNAATIADNVGDNVGDCAGMAADLFESYAVTLVAALILGKAAFGDHGLAFPLMVPAIGVVTAVIGILTVAPRRADRGGMSAINRGFLVSAVISLALVAVAAFTYLPSSYAELAGVTEPGIHTHGGDPRVLALVAVALGIVLAALIQQLTGYFTETNRRPVRDIGKSSLTGPATVVLAGVALGMESAVYTALLIGLTVYGAFLLGGTSITLALFAVALAGTGLLTTVGVIVAMDTFGPVADNAQGIAEMSGDVTGAGAQVLTDLDAVGNTTKAITKGIAIATAVLAASALFGSYRDAIATAIADVGEAGRAGRFSDATLSLDISQPNNLFGLILGAAVVFLFSGLAINAVSRSAGSVVYEVRRQFLEHPGIMNFTEKPEYGRVVDICTKDALRELATPGLLAVMAPIAVGFALGVGPLGAYLAGAIGAGALMAVFLANSGGAWDNAKKLVEDGNHGGKGSEAHEATVIGDTVGDPFKDTAGPAINPLLKVMNLVALLIAPAVVRFSYGSDASAGLRAAVAVIALLVVIGAVRASKRRSVAVS from the coding sequence ATGTACCCCACAACCCTCGCCGCGGCGGTGCTCACGAGCGGGAACCGGACGATCGTGGTCGTCGTCGCGGCCGTCGCCCTCGCCGCGCTGGTCGTCGCGCGGCTCTTCGTCCGCCAGGTGCTCGCGGCCGGTGAGGGCACCGAGAGGATGAAGGAGATCGCCGCAGCCGTGCAGGAGGGGGCCAACGCCTACCTCGCGCGGCAGCTGCGGACCCTCGCCGTCTTCGCGGCCGCCGTGTTCTTCCTGCTGATGCTGCTGCCCGCCGACAACTGGTCGCAGCGCGCCGGACGTTCCCTGTTCTTCCTGGTCGGGGCGCTCTTCTCGGCGGTCACCGGCTACCTCGGCATGCGGCTCGCCGTACGGGCCAACGTGCGGGTCGCCGCCGCGGCCAGGGAGGCCACCCCGGCGCCGGGCGAACCCGAGAAGGACCGGAGCGAGGTCGCGCACCGGGCGATGCGGATCGCGTTCCGTACGGGCGGGGTCGTCGGCATGTGCACGGTCGGCCTCGGACTGCTCGGGGCCTCCTGCGTCGTCCTCGTCTACGCCGCCGACGCGCCCAAGGTCCTGGAGGGGTTCGGACTCGGCGCCGCGCTCATCGCCATGTTCATGCGGGTGGGCGGCGGCATCTTCACCAAGGCCGCCGACGTCGGCGCCGACCTCGTCGGCAAGGTCGAGCAGGGCATCCCCGAGGACGACCCGCGCAACGCCGCCACCATCGCCGACAACGTGGGCGACAACGTCGGAGACTGCGCCGGCATGGCCGCCGACCTCTTCGAGTCGTACGCCGTGACCCTGGTCGCCGCCCTCATCCTCGGCAAGGCGGCCTTCGGCGACCACGGTCTCGCGTTCCCCCTGATGGTGCCGGCGATCGGCGTGGTCACCGCCGTGATCGGCATCCTCACGGTCGCCCCGCGGCGCGCCGACCGCGGAGGGATGAGCGCGATCAACCGCGGATTCCTGGTCTCGGCGGTGATCTCGCTGGCGCTCGTCGCCGTCGCCGCGTTCACGTACCTGCCGTCCTCGTACGCCGAGCTCGCAGGCGTCACCGAGCCGGGCATCCACACCCACGGCGGCGATCCGCGGGTCCTCGCCCTGGTCGCGGTCGCCCTCGGCATCGTCCTCGCCGCGCTCATCCAGCAGCTCACCGGCTACTTCACCGAGACGAACCGGCGGCCGGTCAGGGACATCGGCAAGTCCTCGCTCACCGGCCCCGCCACGGTCGTCCTCGCGGGCGTGGCGCTCGGCATGGAGTCCGCCGTCTACACCGCCCTGCTGATCGGCCTCACCGTCTACGGGGCGTTCCTGCTCGGCGGCACCTCGATCACGCTGGCGCTGTTCGCGGTGGCCCTCGCCGGGACGGGGCTGCTCACCACCGTCGGCGTGATCGTCGCCATGGACACCTTCGGCCCGGTCGCCGACAACGCCCAGGGCATCGCGGAGATGTCCGGGGACGTCACGGGGGCGGGCGCGCAGGTCCTCACCGACCTCGACGCCGTCGGCAACACCACGAAGGCCATCACCAAGGGCATCGCCATCGCCACCGCCGTCCTGGCGGCGTCGGCGCTCTTCGGCTCGTACCGGGACGCCATCGCGACCGCGATCGCCGACGTCGGGGAAGCCGGGAGGGCCGGGAGGTTCAGCGATGCGACGCTCTCCTTGGACATCTCGCAGCCCAACAACCTCTTCGGGCTGATCCTCGGCGCGGCGGTCGTCTTCCTCTTCTCGGGGCTCGCCATCAACGCGGTGTCCCGCTCGGCCGGATCGGTCGTCTACGAAGTCCGGCGGCAGTTCCTCGAACACCCCGGGATCATGAACTTCACCGAGAAGCCGGAGTACGGGCGGGTCGTCGACATCTGCACCAAGGACGCGCTGCGCGAACTCGCCACGCCCGGACTGCTCGCCGTGATGGCCCCGATCGCGGTCGGCTTCGCGCTCGGGGTCGGCCCGCTCGGCGCGTACCTCGCCGGGGCGATCGGGGCGGGCGCGCTGATGGCGGTCTTCCTCGCCAACTCCGGTGGCGCCTGGGACAACGCGAAGAAGCTGGTCGAGGACGGCAACCACGGCGGCAAGGGCAGCGAGGCGCACGAGGCGACCGTCATCGGGGACACGGTCGGCGACCCGTTCAAGGACACGGCGGGCCCGGCGATCAACCCCCTCCTGAAGGTGATGAACCTGGTCGCCCTGCTGATCGCCCCGGCGGTCGTGCGGTTCAGCTACGGCAGCGACGCGAGCGCCGGCCTGCGGGCCGCGGTCGCGGTGATCGCGCTCCTCGTCGTGATCGGCGCGGTCCGCGCCTCCAAGAGGCGCTCGGTGGCCGTCTCCTGA
- a CDS encoding ATP-binding protein, translating into MATVELRFSAQPEHVRTARLVAAAVARRAGVDEAVLDEVRLAVGEACSRAVGLHRSNDVTTPIRVVLTEEEKTFSIEVGDEVPGAGVAAADAVGVPGARAAAPAEDFDDAGGEDEMGLAVIRGLVDDVEVSAGEDGGTIRMTWPVTSADVLS; encoded by the coding sequence ATGGCCACCGTTGAACTCCGCTTCAGTGCTCAGCCCGAGCACGTCCGCACGGCCCGTCTGGTGGCGGCCGCGGTCGCGCGCCGGGCGGGTGTGGACGAGGCGGTCCTCGACGAGGTGCGTCTCGCTGTGGGTGAGGCCTGTTCCCGTGCGGTCGGACTGCACCGGAGCAACGACGTCACGACCCCCATCCGGGTCGTCCTGACCGAGGAGGAGAAGACGTTCTCCATCGAGGTCGGCGACGAGGTGCCGGGTGCGGGGGTGGCGGCGGCCGATGCCGTCGGTGTCCCCGGTGCGCGGGCCGCGGCCCCGGCCGAGGACTTCGACGACGCCGGCGGTGAGGACGAGATGGGGCTCGCGGTGATCCGCGGGCTCGTCGACGACGTCGAGGTGAGCGCCGGCGAGGACGGCGGCACCATCCGGATGACGTGGCCGGTGACCTCGGCGGACGTCCTGTCCTGA
- a CDS encoding STAS domain-containing protein produces the protein MDLSLSTRNVSGAGGDRTVVEVGGEIDVYTAPKLREQLVELVNDGSYHLVVDMEGVDFLDSTGLGVLVGGLKRVRAHEGSLRLVCNQERILKIFRITGLTKVFPIHTSVDEAVNAVD, from the coding sequence GTGGACCTGTCCCTGTCGACTCGCAATGTGTCCGGCGCTGGTGGTGACCGTACGGTCGTCGAGGTCGGTGGCGAGATTGATGTGTATACCGCGCCCAAGCTGCGCGAGCAGTTGGTCGAGTTGGTGAACGACGGCAGCTACCACCTGGTCGTCGACATGGAGGGCGTGGACTTCCTCGACTCCACCGGCCTCGGTGTGCTCGTCGGCGGCCTGAAGCGCGTTCGCGCGCACGAGGGCTCGCTGCGTCTGGTCTGCAACCAGGAGCGCATTCTCAAGATTTTCCGGATCACGGGTCTCACCAAGGTGTTCCCGATCCACACCTCGGTCGACGAGGCCGTCAACGCCGTCGACTGA